CAGCTTCAACAATGACCGTAAGCTGTCTCACGCCCGCAGGGGATAGCTGTCGATCCTCAATGATGATTGGTCTTGTCGCCGATAGAACTCCTGGGAGGTGATTATCTCTTCCCCTCGTAGATGTCTAAAGACAAGGATACACGAAATGAAATAGAATGGTTTTAACATTGAACAATCTCTGTGCATTTAAACACGAACTACAGCAACCCTTGAATGAGCAAACGTATTCTCAGTGCATATTAACCTACATAAATAAAAATGTATAATTTAATTCGGTATTGTACAAAATATAATCTTGCACCTGATGGACAGTCTTATAAACCACATGGACATCCAGGGCTGCATGCTTACCTAGACTGCCACCAATCCCTAGATTTCCTTAGAAATCCCCTCCTTGTACGCTTTCAATGCCCTCTCGCGGCATCCTTTGTGGTCAACCAGAGGCTTGGGGTACCCCTTTTTCTTCGCCTCAACCCCACATCCCCGGCCGTAGGGGTCGTGAATTGCTTTCCCCTTGATGCCTTTGAGCTCCGGAATCCACTTGCGGATGTACTCTCCGTTGGGGTCAAACTTTTCACTCTGAAGTAATGGGTTGAAGACGCGAAAATATGCTGCCAGCAGGTTAGCATGATGATTTGGAAAACATGAAGGAGATGGACGGCAAAAACAACTTACGCTGTGGATCGACACCAACGCTCGCTGCAAAACCCCACCCGCCATTGTTGCTTGCAAAGTCGCCGTCGACCAGGTTTTCCATAAAGTACCGCTCGCCCATGCGCCAGTCGATGAGGAAGTCCTTTGCCAAAAAGGACGCCACAATCATTCGACATCGGTTGTGCATCCACCCGGTGCCTCGAAGCTGACGCATCGCAGCGTCCACAATCGGGAAGCCCGTACGACCCTCACACCAAGCAGCAAAGTGCTCCATGTCGTAGGACCATGCGATGTTGGAGTACTCGGGCTTGAACGGCTTGTTCATGCTGTGGGGACAGGAACCAGCCGAGGTTAGACTGCGGTTATGCCAGAGGCCAAGAAAGAAGACAACAAggagaaagaaacaaaaaaaaaaaaaaaaaagaaaaagcttACCAGACATAGGGCCAATTTACCAAAACATGCTTGTAAAAGTCACGCCATGCTACCTCGCTTATCCACGTCTGGATCCCCTGACTGCCACCATCGAGTTTCCTCGTACCGCTCGCTTTGTGTGCCAGGTGGACTGCCGTGCGTGCACTGAGCGTTCCAGCCGCGAGATGCACCGAGATTGAGGAAGTCCCATCGTCTGCCGGAAAGTTGCGCTTCGCCGCGTAACCATCGATCCTGCGCTTGATAAAGGCATCCAGCCTCTTCCTGGCCTCGTGCTCCCCGGCCGGCCACATGGCCGCGAGCCTTTGCTGCTCTTCTTCATTCATCTGCTTGCTCTTTGGGGCCGCTGGTATCTTGCCGTCAAAGAGGTGGGAGAATTTTTCTCTGGCGCTGGCCGGGTTCTTGTGTGGTGGCTCCATGGGCTCGAGCAGCTCTGGGTCGCCCGACAAGTGCTTCAGCCATGCGCGGTACCACGGCGAGTAGACGGCGTACTGCCTCCCCGTGCCGGTTTGCAACTTGCCCGGCGGAACAACGCAGGTGTCGTGCACGACCTCCATGGACTTGCCATTCTCTGCAAGCAGCCTCACCAGGTTTGCCTCGCGccgcagctcgtcgacctcGTACTCCATGTTGGCGTACAGATGGCTTGCGTCCCATTCCTCCATCAACGAGAGCACCCTTTGCTTCATCGCCCTCCTGTCGTCCACGGTTTCCACGTGGAGGGGGATGTCGAGCTTGGCCAGGTCCTGCCTGAGCACCTCAAGACTCCTCAGGGTGAAGTCGACTCTTACAGGGGCTCTGAGATGTGCCTCCCAGTCCTTGGGACTGACTGTGTAGAGAGCAATCAGGGGGACGCCAGCTGATTTGGCCTTTTCGCTGGCCAGACGTAGCGCGGTGTTGTCCGCCACGCGGAGATCCATCTTGAACCAGTGCACCACCGCGCCCTTGACCTTGACCTTTTGGCGGATCGGGTGGGTTTGCGACATGGCCTGGTAGAGGTCCTCAATCGGCCGGGGGATCTCATCATTGTTGTAGGCGCGTGCGCGCTCGTTGCTCATCTCATGCGGGTAAAACTCCCGCAGAACGATGCCATTCTCTTCCGACTCCTTGTAGAAGGTGTGAGGGCGTCTTAAAGGGTCTGACGTGGAGATTGGTTCAACGCTCTCCGTCTTGATCTTTTTGGAGTCGCTGCCATGACTACCGGCAGGGGAAGCGGCC
The Pyricularia oryzae 70-15 chromosome 1, whole genome shotgun sequence DNA segment above includes these coding regions:
- a CDS encoding deoxyribodipyrimidine photo-lyase, giving the protein MPICLWHGYAPSSAQRLLNSSIYLPKCSLGQFNTMAPRNQKRKAASPAGSHGSDSKKIKTESVEPISTSDPLRRPHTFYKESEENGIVLREFYPHEMSNERARAYNNDEIPRPIEDLYQAMSQTHPIRQKVKVKGAVVHWFKMDLRVADNTALRLASEKAKSAGVPLIALYTVSPKDWEAHLRAPVRVDFTLRSLEVLRQDLAKLDIPLHVETVDDRRAMKQRVLSLMEEWDASHLYANMEYEVDELRREANLVRLLAENGKSMEVVHDTCVVPPGKLQTGTGRQYAVYSPWYRAWLKHLSGDPELLEPMEPPHKNPASAREKFSHLFDGKIPAAPKSKQMNEEEQQRLAAMWPAGEHEARKRLDAFIKRRIDGYAAKRNFPADDGTSSISVHLAAGTLSARTAVHLAHKASGTRKLDGGSQGIQTWISEVAWRDFYKHVLVNWPYVCMNKPFKPEYSNIAWSYDMEHFAAWCEGRTGFPIVDAAMRQLRGTGWMHNRCRMIVASFLAKDFLIDWRMGERYFMENLVDGDFASNNGGWGFAASVGVDPQPYFRVFNPLLQSEKFDPNGEYIRKWIPELKGIKGKAIHDPYGRGCGVEAKKKGYPKPLVDHKGCRERALKAYKEGISKEI